GTTTTTGTTACATTTTGAGAGGGTGAAGTAGACTTTTCCCAAGAGAAAACGCACACAAATCAAACCACGAAAAGATAAAAACTGATGGCGCGAAGCGGCGACATGTGTAAATCGAATGGTGGCGTGGTGCGTGAGCTTAGCCGATTCAACCAGATTTGAGAAGAGTTTCGCGTCCGCCTCCGTCCAGAACCTTCCCCCAACGCCCGCCTCTATTTATTCCCGCGCGCACGCGCTCCGACGGTAAGAGAGGCAGGAGAAGGTTCTGGAGGGAAGACGCCCAAGGCCGCGCCCGTAACTGACGCGAGAGGCAGGAGagacgacgaggaggcggccGCCTGTCGCAGGATCGTTGCGGCGACGAAAGGTATCGCCTCCGATTTTCTCATGTCTCTTAGGCTATCTGATACGGCAGTAGTTTGATGTGATGGTGAAGTGAATTGCTCAAACCTCCCGGTCCTAGTTTTTTAGCGGTAGCGCGCTTCCGATCTGATGTTTTCTCATGCCATTGGCATGGTTACATCTCCTTTTTCGTATGACGTGTATGTGTAGAAAAATCGAAAATGTAGGTTAATAACATTCTGCCCATGTTCTGCCATCTTATAACTGGGATGCAATCACGAATAAAGTTATTTGGCTTATCTCATTAGAACTTAGAAGACAATAGGATTCAGGGCCAGAGGTTAATGGATCTCGTTTTGGTGTTTGTTCGAGTTCGACGATGCACTAGATTTATGTGAGATAAACTGTGAcaattctttctttctttctttttaaaaaaatccttaaTCTACGAGAAATGGTTAATTTAGAGGCACCAAACTGATTATTTGTGGACTACAAATTTCAGAGCAAACAAACTTCATTAGCCCGCATCACTCAGGCCTGTTTGGAAAGGGTGTTTTGGGTTCCAAATCCCTAGGATTTAGTATAGATTTGAACTGAATTATGAAAATTCATAGAGTGGCCCCCCTCCCAAACAGGCCCTCAGTGTAGTATTCTTCTTAGCCATTGGTCGATATTGGGAAGGAAATTGTGTTGAAGGAAAATTATTTGGAGAATGAAATGAGAACTGTGTAGGGAACAAAGTCTGGATGATAGGGTTTCGCTTCTAAGTTCTAATACACAGTGAAGGTGAGCGTCCAAACAGAAAAGAGGAGGCCATGTAGGGGAAGGAGATTAAAAGGGAAGAGACAATttcctttttgaaaaaaaagaaaggtggAAAAATGTGATGAAAACTTATATTTAATACATCTGTTTCACCAGTCCACTCATGCTATATCATCAGGTGGCGACATAAGTTATGTACTGAGAAATATATGGGCTAACCTTATCTTGCAATTTTTTGTGATCAATTTGGATTATTTTGAGCAGTCCACTTTGTTGTGAACTTGTGATACGTTATGCAGTGGCAACTTTGTTGTGAACTTGTGATATGTTATGCAGTCGCAGCTTGTTTCAAAATTTTATAAGTCATCTGGTTGTGTCTATATATGaatccccctcccctcccggcAGATGCTGATATATTTATCTCTTTACCTTGCAGATGTCGTACTCAAGAGGATCAAGGTAGGCATTATTTAACATCCTCGAGCactgtttcccttttttctcctgAAAGTAACGCTCGGTGTTCTGATAACTGATTGATTTGTTGTGAAAGGTACGAATCTCGCTCACCTTACAGGCGAAGCAGCCATTCATGGCATAGGAGTCGTTCTAGGTAAGTCTTTTATCCTTGAACACGTTAATGTGTTTCTGCCTTTTTGTCCATGTTTATTCTGGCTCTTGTAACTCTATGGAGTATTTGATATTGGTCTAATTTGTTTAGGAGCATGGACTCGAGCGATGCTGAAAACCCTGGGAACAACCTGTACGTGACTGGCTTATCAGCTCGTGTTATGGATCGAGATCTGGAGAAGCACTTTTCTGCTGAGGGAGAGGTAACCTTTACagaaaatatctattttttgtGAGGAATTTACAGAATATCTGTGAAGTAGAAGTGTGCATTTTAAGATCCCATGCAGTTGTTCCGACTACTATATCTTACTGACTTCACTATAGGTGATTGATGCAAGCATTGTGCTTGATCCTTGGACGAGGGAATCTCGAGGATTTGGTTTTGTTACCATGGCTACAGTTAAGGAGGCAAATCGCTGCATTAAATATCTGGACCGTTCTGTCTTGGAAGGTCGTGTCATAACTGTCGAGAAGGTATAATTATAAGATTGCTAATGAGTGAACTTTGTCTATGGAGTGGAATTTATGCATTTGTTTAGTCTTCTAAGCTCAACATTTGAATGTTCTTCTGTTCATTCAAGATTTTGTCGACAGCAACAGGGTAGATGTTGGTTGCTGCTCTGCATCAAACTCATACAACATAACAACCAAACCATGCCACCTCAACCAAAGGGTTGTATGCCCTGCATCGTATATTTTCTGTCTGAAATGTGTTATTCAGATTCTCAGTAATTTGATCACTCTTGCTTTTGATATCGTAGACACTCCCTTATCTGGTCCCATGTTACACAGGCAAAGAGAAGACGAGGTCGAACCCCAACACCTGGGAAGTATCTTGGCTCAAAATCATCACGTGGTAAGTAGTTGTGAGCTAATCACGTATCATCTTTGGATGTCTTTACCCCATTTCTTTTTGGAGCAACAAGCATTGTTAATTTCTCTTGATATAACCCGTTTTTGACCATTTGACTACATGGTGACACCAGGACGGAGGTATTCCCCAAGCTACTCACCTGATCGGAGGGACCGTTACAGTTCACGCTACTCACCTGATCGTGAAAGGTCTTATTCTCCTTATGGTAGAGACCGATCATACTCTCCGTATGACAGGCGGCGGTCATACTCCCCCTACGACAGAAGGCGATCATACTCCCCTTATGACAGGCGCAGATCCTACTCGCCCTATGATAGGCGTCGATCATACTCTCCTTACTACACCAGGCGGTACCGTTCAAGGTCTCCATACCGCTACAGAAGACGGAGGTCACATTCCTATGACCGATCTGTTTCTCCATACTACAGCAGGCGCCGATATCGTTCTGTCTCCAGATCACCCAGTGCTTCTCCAAGGGCCAGAGGGCAGAGCTATTCCCGCAGTTTATCACCACAGAAAAGCTGTTCTTGCAGCCGCTCCCCAGAGTCAGAAAGATCAACGAGTTATTCTCCGAAGAAAGGGTATACTGAAAGGGAACCGTCGCGCAGCAGGTCTTCAGGCAGGAGGCGTCGTTCAAGGGAAAGCTACTCTCACAGCCGCAGTTCGTACTCTAGGTCTGTCTCTAGGGAGCGCTGAGTTTAAGCTGGAGGTCTATATCCTCGGTAAAAATAAGATGCGACCTGTATTCATGGGAGTCTGTCGTATGTTCATGGTCTGTCACTATTCCGAACTTCGAATGTGTGCATTTTACTATGTTGTGTCTATGTTGTATGAGATATTGACACTGCTACATATTTTGTGTTTTTATGCATAAACTATTGGTTTTTATTGGTGTTACCTCCGTAAATTAGTTACGGAATACGTCGACATGATGTTAAATCTGTATGTTCCTGTGGCGTACTCTTTGTGAATGCCCCTTCCCTGTTTTGGCCTACGTGCTGTTCATCTACCACTGCTTGCTTCCTTCAGCTGTATgtgctctttcttttgttgtgtaGGGTGGTACTTAGCCGTCCGTGCTTCGTGGGCTGAGGTTTTTCAGCGACGTGCTTGTGGCGACTGTCGCGCCGCAGCACATCAGCTGATCAGAAGCCAAAACATGGGTAAGACACGCTACTGCCAAAACATCAGCTGATCGTGTCTTTGTACGATCTACTTACCTCTTAATACAGGTATCTCTGtgcttaaaaaaaaacatgggcAAGACGTAGCGCTACTGGGCTAGCCTTGATCCCAGCTACCGCATCCCAGCGCCCCAGGTGAGGCCCCCAGCGTTCAGGGCTCGGAAGGCGCAGGGGTTGCGCCGCGGCAAAGCTTTCGCCTACCTCGTAATTCCCTGAAGAATCCTGACGTCGAAACGGCCTTGCGGCCGATCGGACCACCGACTGACTAGTGTTTCCTTGAGCGAGAGCTGCCGGCCGAGTCGATCACTCCGTGGTGTCGTGGTGGGAGAGGTAATACGAAGACGAGCCGGAGAAAAAGCTCACGCATTCGCACACGAACAGCAGTCGATTGCAGCAGGCAGCCTTCACGATCGGGATGTGTACCCTTTCTGAAGTTGCCCCGCGGCCGCGGTTTCCTGTTCGGAACTTCAGATTTGCCATGCGGAGCCTCGCACTCCGTGATAAAACCTCCGTGACAAAAAGACATGATGATGTTTCACTACTAACTTTCACGATGCGTACAAAGATGGCCAGCTTCCGGCAGGTGACAGGGCCCTTTCTACGCACTATAGAGGGTGCATTAGCACACGTCCCCAGTCAGGCAACCCATGACGAATGATGGTGTTGCTTGGTGTAGGGGTGGTTCCAAAGGCTATCCAGGCGGAGAACGAGAACAACAATACCTGTTCATTCGAAAGAACGAGAACAAGAATACCTGTTCATTCGAAAGAACGAGAACACCAGCCCGTCTCACTTCAGCCTCCACGCGACCACGCCTCAGCTTCACTCGATCTCGAGTCGATGCCGCCGTTCACTCGAATTCAGTGTGGACTTATGTTAACTATTGTTCGTCAATGTAAGTTCAATGGCCAATGCACCCGCGTGATATGAGGTTTCTTAAGTTCTCAACTGCTGTGAGATTGCAAGTGGAGTCTAGTCGTCATGGTAACGAGGTTGAGAATAAATCTCATaagaatttgtagttttgtgataaaattgGCGTTGgatttgtagttttgtaaaattattatttaaaattgtagttttgcgataattttgctAAAGATATGTAGTTTTGAGATAAAATTAACactaaatctgtaattttatgaaattattatctaaatctgtagttttacaataattttatcaaaatatatactTTACCAAATTTAATGTTATCAAAGTTGGTCATAAAATCTGTTGCCAAGAATTGGCCATGTTTtttaaagaaacaagaaaggaCTACAAAGCCAATGGAAACATGTCCTTATAATGTATTTTGACACCAAACCAAGTGGGACAATATTAGTCAAAATATCAATTTTTTGTTAGGAAAACTTGGGTTCTGTCATTTGTGTGCACCAGACCAAAcgcgaaaaaaaaaaagaactgcagggggTTCCAACTACCCTTCTAAGTAGCATACAATTTGGTCGAAACGAGGGCGGTggcatttttttccttctacTGAAACATGTAAGTATGCACGTGCACGATTCCAAGATATCCAGAATTCCACACCAGATGCGGAGCAACTTGGCCCCGTATGACTCACCAGCACTTTACACAGACCAAATAAGAAGAACAGTGAATAGTACTCCACCGAATCATAGGTAGTCAGACCGTGAAGTAACTAATTGACATACTTGTTCATATAGCAATAATACGGCATACAGCTGAAGAATCCAAAAATGATAAGATACACTAAACAGAGCACATTATTACAAAATTGTATGTCCAAACCTAGTTAAAAAAGTGAGGTTTACATATCCATGTTGGCCAGTTGGGCTAAGCTGATGCAGAAGAGCTGCCTCCAGATATGCATGACTGTTCTTAGTCCGGAAAGCGCTCTGTTCCTCAGGCTAAACAGCTATCCTGCTTTAAGCTAGCTTTGGGGTTCGGTGCAGTGGAATGTCCGAATTCCCTCAACAAGCAGAATAGGGGTTACCATTGACTTTGCAGATATTTGGTGCCATGGACCTATACTTACCATGAGCCGCAGTCTGGCAACAAAAAATATGTACGCTCAACATGCGGGGTAGAGTGGAATTACCGACGGTGGGCAATCTGCCCTCCTTCCAGCAAGGGAGTAGTATGCCAGAATCTGAGCTTTACCCTCTGAGCAAGGTTCATCTTGGTCTGGAGCAATAAATTCAATGTTCCAGAAGGGGCGTATCATTGCCATAAGATCGGCGCCAGTTGGAGATGCCTTGTATCCTTGCACCCACAGATATCTCAGTGACTTAAGCTGTAACGCAGCAATGGCCAATGCCCGCTCAGTAAAGAAACAACCTCTCAGCTCCAATTTTTGCAAGCTTGGGCAACCTTTTGAGAATTGCAGCAGTCCTTGATCAGACTCACCAACATTACCGAGCAACATGTAACGAATGCTCTTACTAAATTCGCTAATGTAGCCAAGGCCAACATCAGATAAAACCCCAGGTCTCACATAAAATGCAAACCTGCGGAGTTTGGTGCAACCTCTCAGCAAAGCGCGAACACCACTGTCGAGTGGCAATTCGGTTATCCGTGCTTCTCTATCAAGCAAGACAAGGCGAAAATCATTAAGATTTCTGCTGGATGTACCAATGGCCTCTAAAGCTGCATTTGTAATGTCCGAGACATGTATTGCCCAGTATGTCAACTCAGGGCAGCCTTGGGCTATAGCCATCAACCCAACCTGTGAAATCCTAccttgttcatcctcaagacCTCCTTGTTCATCATCTCCTCTCTCCACTCTGAGCCTCTGTAA
The nucleotide sequence above comes from Phragmites australis chromosome 4, lpPhrAust1.1, whole genome shotgun sequence. Encoded proteins:
- the LOC133916457 gene encoding serine/arginine-rich splicing factor SR45a-like isoform X1; the protein is MSYSRGSRYESRSPYRRSSHSWHRSRSRSMDSSDAENPGNNLYVTGLSARVMDRDLEKHFSAEGEVIDASIVLDPWTRESRGFGFVTMATVKEANRCIKYLDRSVLEGRVITVEKQQGRCWLLLCIKLIQHNNQTMPPQPKGCMPCIAKRRRGRTPTPGKYLGSKSSRGRRYSPSYSPDRRDRYSSRYSPDRERSYSPYGRDRSYSPYDRRRSYSPYDRRRSYSPYDRRRSYSPYDRRRSYSPYYTRRYRSRSPYRYRRRRSHSYDRSVSPYYSRRRYRSVSRSPSASPRARGQSYSRSLSPQKSCSCSRSPESERSTSYSPKKGYTEREPSRSRSSGRRRRSRESYSHSRSSYSRSVSRER
- the LOC133916457 gene encoding serine/arginine-rich splicing factor SR45a-like isoform X2, producing MSYSRGSRYESRSPYRRSSHSWHRSRSRSMDSSDAENPGNNLYVTGLSARVMDRDLEKHFSAEGEVIDASIVLDPWTRESRGFGFVTMATVKEANRCIKYLDRSVLEGRVITVEKAKRRRGRTPTPGKYLGSKSSRGRRYSPSYSPDRRDRYSSRYSPDRERSYSPYGRDRSYSPYDRRRSYSPYDRRRSYSPYDRRRSYSPYDRRRSYSPYYTRRYRSRSPYRYRRRRSHSYDRSVSPYYSRRRYRSVSRSPSASPRARGQSYSRSLSPQKSCSCSRSPESERSTSYSPKKGYTEREPSRSRSSGRRRRSRESYSHSRSSYSRSVSRER